The Legionella adelaidensis genomic interval AAAAAATCATGCATTTCATCCGCATCTCGCAGGTCAGGCCAGATTTGTTCTTGCACCGCATGAATAGCTTTAGGGTCTAATTTACCTATTTCATTTTGCAATTGATTGGGCAAAATTCTTCTCATTTCGACGGCCCTCGCCCTTCTTTCTTCTAACGGGGCATCATCTAAAAAAGCATAGGGGTTAGCATTTAATATTTCATGAGAAAAAACGGACGGAATGGGAGTATCAATAGCAACACATTTAATTTCCCCTTTTTTCATTTTTTTTAGAACTTTTATGAGCCCATGTAAATCCAATGCTTCATCAAGGCAGTCTTTCATTGTTTCATTGATTAAGGGGTGATTGGGTAATTTAAGATCTTTTTCCACGAGGTTATCTTGACAAGCTGCCGCGTCAGGGAAAACAGCAGCTAATAAATCGTCAGATAACATCCGAATTATATTGAGAGGCAGTTTCTTTCCATTTCGGAAGCGAACCAGGGCTAACGAGCGCATCGCATCCCAACGCCAACGCGTAGTAAATAAAGGCGATTGCAAAACTGCCTGGACGAGTACTTCTTTAATCGTGCTAGGATGAAGGAAATTAAATACATCAGCAAGCGGAAAGCTATGTTGTTCTGCTAGTGAAATATTAATGCCATTATCAGTAGCAGCAGCTTGTAGCTCGAAATTAAACGAACGACAGAAACGTTTACGCAAAGCCAACCCCCACGCTTTATTAATTCGGGCGCCAAAAAGGGAGTGAATAATGAGCTGCATACCTCCTGATTCGTCAAAAAACCGCTCTATTACCACGGTTTCTTGTGTAGGAATCGTACCTAAAATTTGCCGGCCTTCTACCAAATACTGTATCACTTGCTCAGCACCTGCTTCATTCAAGTGGCAATATTCTTTAAGCCAGGCAACAGCCGGGAGTATATTTTTGTTTTTGTTAAGCTCATGAGTAATTTGCATGGACTCTGGAAGCATGTCACTTATTTTTTTTCGTAAAAACGAAAGCGATTCAGATAATTCAACTGTACGGGAAGGCGCTTCCCCTCTCCAGAATGGAACGCTTGGCGGGGCACCATGCGCATCCTCAACTAATACCCTACCTCTTGCACTTTCTATACGCTTAACTTTCCAAGAGGTGCTACCCAAAAGAATAATATCCCCCCTATTACTTTCCACCGCAAAATCTTCATCCAAGGTTCCGACTATTGCTTCATTAGGCTCAGCTACTACAGTAAATAAACCATTTTCAGGAATAGCCCCGCCGCTCGTAATTGCAGTTAGGCGGCTACCGCGACGTGATTTTATAATTCCATGGACTTTGTCGTGAAATAAATAAGCACTATAGCGGCTTCTTGCTCCCGCAATTCCTTCGGTGAGCATGCTAATGACCTCATTAAAAGTTTTTTTCTTTAGATGGCGATACGGAAAAGCTTTTTTAATCAAATGAAATAATTCTTCCACTTTCCAATCTTCAGTCGCCACACAAGCAACAATTTGTTGCGCTAAAATATCTAAAGGTTCTTCTGGAATAATTAAATTGTCTAATTCGCCTTGTTTGATGGCATATACCAAAGATGCAGCCTCTACTAGCTCATCTCGTGTAGTTACAAAAAATTTCCCCTTGGAAATAGCTCCATACCAATGCCCTGCCCGTCCCACACGTTGTAATGCTACAGCAATAGACCGTGTAGATCCGATTTGACAGACCAAATCAATAGAACCTATGTCTATACCTAATTCTAAAGAGGCGGTAGCCACTAATGCTTTTAACTCGCCATTTTTTAATTTACTCTCGGCTTGTAAACGAAGTTTTCTGGATAAGCTACCATGATGCGCCAATACGTTTTCTTTACCAATGCGCAGAGCCAAGTGATGGGCAACTCTTTCAGCCAATTTACGCGTATTGACGAATATAAGGGTAGACCGGTTTTTCTGAATTAATTGGGTTAAGCGATCATATATTTCATCCCACATTTCATTTGAAGCTACGGGCCCAAGTTCACTCGAAGGGACTTCAATACTAAGTTCCAAGTGGCGTCTATTATCAATACTTATAATCTTAGGATTAGAATCTGCCGTATTTTTCATGAAATCCGCAACCAAAGAGAGTGGCTTTTGTGTTGCGGAAAGACTTATTCTATTGGGCTGCTTAACGGATAATTCGTCTAACCGTACTAGTGAAAGCAACAAATGGGTTCCTCTTTTACTATTAGCCAAGGCATGGATCTCATCAATAATTACGGTCTCTACATGACGTAGGTTCTCCCTGCTTTTTGCCGCGGTCAGTAAAAGATATAGCGATTCTGGAGTGGTAACTAATATATGGGGAGGTCTTTTGAGCATGGCTTGCCGCTCTTTAGCCAATGTATCGCCTGTTCGTACTGCCACATGGATACTATCCATGTGGATACCTTTTTTTACTGCTATTTCTTGTATTTCGGCTAAGGGTTTTAAAAGATTTTTTTGCACATCGTTTGTAAGCGCTTTTAAAGGTGAAACATAAACGACTTGAGTAACATGAGATAAACGCCCTTCCACCGCTTGACGAACTAGCTTGTCGATACAAACCAGGAAAGCCGCTAATGTTTTTCCGGAGCCTGTGGGCGCTGAAATTAATACGTTTTGATCTTGTAGAATAGCGGGCCATCCCTCAATTTGCGGTTCAGTTGGATTCGCAAAATAGGAATAAAACCACTCACGGACTAATGGGTGTGCCCAATTCAAAGTATCAGATAAATCTTTGGAAATCATAAATACAGTGTAGATTAAATTTATCCAGTAAAAGAATTTTCTTTATATTTTATTATAGGGTTAAGCCATTTGAATAATTCGAAACTGTTTCACTTTCAACGCAAGCTGAGGAAGCGATGTCGGCATCAGCAGTATCTTTTTCTTTTGGTACAAGTGGACTACCGCCAGGAAGCGGAGCTTTCCTATTCAGCGGCGACATTGCCTGTTTAAGTAATTTGGTATAGCTATTTTCAATTTGCTGAATGGTGTGGTTAGGATGAGGCACCCCAACGCTTTTTATAACATTGAAAGGAAATAAATATTCGCCCATTGATTTGAAAAAGAGATGGACAGAAGCAAAAAAGTGGTGGAAAGAGTGGCCTAAATTGAAGTTTAAATTACTACAAATTCTCCCAATAGTAATAGCACTAATGAAACTAATTAGTTTAATAATAGAAGCTGAAAAGGAATAGCCTAAATAAAGGATTTCTCCGCCAAACAGGAGTAATTTTACCCCATCTTTTTTTAGCTTGTCGCCTAAAGAAATCAAGGATCTTTTAATCGGGGCCAAAGAATTTTCACGATGTTGGATTTTAGCAATAGTGCTTAATACTAAAGCAATAAAAACTCTTAAAATGGCCGGTATATACGAAAGTGGATTAGAAAAAATTTGAAAAGCAATGGAATGTTGCTCTTCAGGATATAAGATTTTCTTTAAAGATTTGCTGTCTTTTTCACTGAAATATATTTCCAGGTGCCTATATAAAGTAAACAGCTTTTTAGGATCCATCTTAGGTAAATCACTTGCATGCTGGCAAAGCCAACGGGCTAATTGTAAGCGGGTAAGTTCCTGTTTATCTGTATTCAATAAAGTGGGATCAATAGTTAAAACCAGATAATTTTTTTCTTGAATTTCCGAGCTTAAGCCTTCATAAAGCAAAATGGCAAATTTAGCACCGATAAAGGGATAGCCCAATTCAGGAACTCTTCCTAAATCTTCTTTTAAATGATGACCTAACCAGGGAATAGGATGCCCGGCTATACCATTAGTTAAAACATATCCTAATGAGTAGGCAGCAGAAATATAGGCTCCAACAGTAAGAGGATCTTCACCCACTTTATAAAGGGTCTTCATAGTATTTGCTGAACTTCCGTGCAGAAATGTATCCCAAGCAGCAGCAAAAAATTGTCCTTGAGTAGACCCCCCGGCTATAGCCGCCCCTTCTTTCGAAGA includes:
- a CDS encoding DEAD/DEAH box helicase; the encoded protein is MISKDLSDTLNWAHPLVREWFYSYFANPTEPQIEGWPAILQDQNVLISAPTGSGKTLAAFLVCIDKLVRQAVEGRLSHVTQVVYVSPLKALTNDVQKNLLKPLAEIQEIAVKKGIHMDSIHVAVRTGDTLAKERQAMLKRPPHILVTTPESLYLLLTAAKSRENLRHVETVIIDEIHALANSKRGTHLLLSLVRLDELSVKQPNRISLSATQKPLSLVADFMKNTADSNPKIISIDNRRHLELSIEVPSSELGPVASNEMWDEIYDRLTQLIQKNRSTLIFVNTRKLAERVAHHLALRIGKENVLAHHGSLSRKLRLQAESKLKNGELKALVATASLELGIDIGSIDLVCQIGSTRSIAVALQRVGRAGHWYGAISKGKFFVTTRDELVEAASLVYAIKQGELDNLIIPEEPLDILAQQIVACVATEDWKVEELFHLIKKAFPYRHLKKKTFNEVISMLTEGIAGARSRYSAYLFHDKVHGIIKSRRGSRLTAITSGGAIPENGLFTVVAEPNEAIVGTLDEDFAVESNRGDIILLGSTSWKVKRIESARGRVLVEDAHGAPPSVPFWRGEAPSRTVELSESLSFLRKKISDMLPESMQITHELNKNKNILPAVAWLKEYCHLNEAGAEQVIQYLVEGRQILGTIPTQETVVIERFFDESGGMQLIIHSLFGARINKAWGLALRKRFCRSFNFELQAAATDNGINISLAEQHSFPLADVFNFLHPSTIKEVLVQAVLQSPLFTTRWRWDAMRSLALVRFRNGKKLPLNIIRMLSDDLLAAVFPDAAACQDNLVEKDLKLPNHPLINETMKDCLDEALDLHGLIKVLKKMKKGEIKCVAIDTPIPSVFSHEILNANPYAFLDDAPLEERRARAVEMRRILPNQLQNEIGKLDPKAIHAVQEQIWPDLRDADEMHDFLQTVVFFPVVEDSSENTLANKVFHESRKWDSFFNELKAQGRIVEATQNHFNYTVATEKTQVVKTIFPRTQFLSTFQKIIVEVDSREEAIVNAIQGWMHYLGPLSAHELAAFLHLDYNEVIQALHTLENSGTILRGNFKNSNEEEWCERRILARIHRLTLASLRKEIEPVTAAQFMRWLLNWQHLAPGTQLRGENGLLEIIRQLQGFEISANAWEREVFSKRIHGYQKEWLDNLCLNGLVGWRRLRTHPALTTIEMDPNTQPSYRRIQPTSITPITFFVRGESDWLSTTHPIKEDELQKVSSIGREIFSFLKENGASFFMDIVEGIGHLKSEIEMGLWELVSAGLITADGFDNLRALIDPKRRLGKRPRYLATPRVASGRWTLLKKVNRKSKEEQLESIGWLLLKRYGVMFRELLTREKINITWRELALTYRRLEERGEIRGGRFISGFLGEQFALPIAVDSLRAIKKEKEDGNLVTISAIDPLNLVGIILPGERQPILSKRSIVLQNGEQLLIN